AGCGGAGCGTGAGTATGCAGACGATCAAGTGTGTGGTTGTGGGTGATGGTGCTGTCGGAAAGGTATGCGGACGCGAGGAGGGTGTGGCTAACGGCAGACGTGTTTGCTGATTTCGTACACGACCAACAAGTTTCCCTCCGAATATGTGCCTACCGTGTTTGACAACTATGCGGTGACGGTCATGATCGGCGAGGACCCATACACGCTCGGCCTGTTTGATACAGCCGGCCAGGAGGACTATGACCGATTGCGTCCGCTGTCGTACCCCCAGACCGATGTGTTCCTCGTGTGTTTCTCGGTCACGTCTCCCTCCTCATACGAAAACGTGCGCGAGAAGTGGCTTCCAGAAGTGCGTCATCACTGCCCGGGCGTGCCGTGCCTGATTGTCGGCACGCAGGTGGATCTACGAGATGACCCCGCGGTAGTggagcgcctggcgcgccagAAGCAGCGCCCCATCTCGACCGAGATGGGCGAGCGTCTCACACGCGAGCTTGGCGCGATCAAATACGTCGAGTGCTCGGCTCTCACGCAAAAGGGGCTCAAGAACGTGTTTGATGAAGCTATTGTTGCGGCACTTGAGCCGCCGGTCGTACGGAAAAAGGTATGTGCGCTGCTACTTATGCCAGGCGAAATGTGCTATTCTCTGAGTGCCTCGGCGCAGGGTTCCACAGTCCTCACAGTATAGTTTCTATGATGCGTTCCCTCTGTGTGCAGGGTCGATCCCTCGGCCGAGATAGAGGGGTGGGGAGAGAGAGAGAgggcggcgctgtggcCAGGCCAGCGAGCTGCCTGCTATGACGGGGCTgacggcgcggcagcagtCGCGGCTGGTCATGTACCtggatgatgcgctgctgcgtatGGCGCGCGCGTTCCAGAAGCGGTACGTGTACATGAGCGTCGCTGACACGTAGGCACGAgcctgatgcgccgctgcacacgctgcgtgcgttCCTGGACGCGTGGTCGCCGCATGTGCGCGTCGTTacgtcgacgccgcagGATACAGCCGCTAcggctgcgctgcgcgatACGTACCTCATGCGCATTATGAGCGACATGTCAGAGGGCGTCGTGGGCTATGCCTGCAGCGCGGATGACGCGCTTGACACCGATACCCAGCTCATGTATGTGCTGTACTGGATGGACGTGCTGGATCATCTGTGGGCTGCGCGACTGAGCGAGCGACACGTTGCGTTGGACGAGGTGCAGAAgtgcgctgcgtctgtgTTTCCCACGCCGGAGGATGCGCCGCGGGTGCACCCTGTTGTCCAGGAGGTCGTGATGGACGATCGCGTGCTGGGCACGCCGGTCGACATGCCGCGGTACTCGCCGACGGACTGCGTGCGTCTGCGTGATGAGATGACGCGGGCTCGTGAGCAGCTGTTTGGGTGGATGCGTGATCAGCTGCGTCTTCCGCGGCCGCCTACGATCGAGGAGGAGCCGgcgtcgctgtcgtcgagtgacgacgacgacgatgaggcACCGGCGCGGGAGGCGGAGGAGGCGCCCGCGTCCGAGTCGGAGCATTACGCGCGTCTGTTTGACAAGCGCCTGGATCCGGATGCTGAGCCGCCCGCGAagcgcacacgcgtcgAGGATCACGCCTTTTGGGACACACACTATGCGTCGCTATTTGCACGCTCGCTCAGGACGCTTCGGCCTACGCCATAGTCTGTACATGCTCGATGGTGCCGCTTCCGAGGCACGTGTCTTTGTCGTAGAGCGCGACGCTCTGGCCAGGTGCGACGGCTTCGACGCTCGGTGCGAAGGTGATGCGAAGGtggccgctgccgccggcGGGGTGGTCGTGGACGAAGCAAGGCACGGCGGTCTGGCGGTAGCGCACCTGTGCGAGCAGCTGGGTATGTAGCACAGGGACGCCGGTAGCCCACGCAAACGAGGACGTGGTGAGGGATGTGCACTGCAGCATGGGATGTGTTTTGCTgggcacgacgacgatgcggcgcgtcgctgcctcTTTGCGCGCGACGTAGTACCGCTGGGGCTCGCCGGCGATTCGCGCGCGTTGCCCGATCGTCAGGGTATGCAGGCCGCGGTGGCGGCCGAGGATGCGGCCGTCGGGCGTCACAAAGTCGCCTGGCTCACTGACGACGTACTGATCGAGGAAGCGGGCAAaggcgtgcgcgccacTGCCTCGTTCGCCGACGAAGCACAGGCCCATGCTCTCGTCCTTGTCGCTGGTCGGCAGCTggaaggcgcgcgcgatgcggcgTACGTCGGTTTTGCGGAGCTCGCCGAGGGGGAAGAGGCTGcgtgcgaggcgcgtcgatgGGACGGACGACAGGAAGAACGACTGGTCCTTCgtggcgtcgatggcgcgctgcacgacggGGAAGGCCGTCGCGCCCTCGTAGCGCGTGCCTATCCGAGCATAGTGGCCCGTGGCGAGCCAGGGCGCCTGGATggcgtcgagcagcgcgccaaaCTTGATCGA
Above is a window of Malassezia restricta chromosome IX, complete sequence DNA encoding:
- a CDS encoding cell division control protein 42, with product MQTIKCVVVGDGAVGKTCLLISYTTNKFPSEYVPTVFDNYAVTVMIGEDPYTLGLFDTAGQEDYDRLRPLSYPQTDVFLVCFSVTSPSSYENVREKWLPEVRHHCPGVPCLIVGTQVDLRDDPAVVERLARQKQRPISTEMGERLTRELGAIKYVECSALTQKGLKNVFDEAIVAALEPPVVRKKAKCAIL